The Saccharopolyspora gloriosae genome window below encodes:
- a CDS encoding PadR family transcriptional regulator — MVPDDSAVLTHLRRGVLEYCILAMIDVEPLYGLDIARRLGAHDVLLQSEGTLYPLLARLRRQGLVETSQVKSATGPPRRYYALTAEGKTALETFRSTWPAFRSAVDSAMTGERS, encoded by the coding sequence ATGGTTCCGGATGACAGCGCCGTTCTCACCCACCTCCGGCGGGGTGTGCTGGAGTACTGCATCCTCGCGATGATCGACGTCGAGCCGTTGTACGGCCTCGACATCGCGCGCAGGCTCGGTGCGCACGACGTCCTGCTGCAGAGCGAGGGAACGCTCTACCCGCTGCTGGCCCGCCTCCGGCGGCAAGGGCTCGTGGAGACCAGCCAAGTGAAGTCCGCGACCGGTCCGCCGCGCCGCTACTACGCGCTCACCGCAGAGGGCAAAACGGCACTGGAGACCTTCCGATCCACCTGGCCTGCCTTCCGCAGCGCCGTCGATTCCGCCATGACAGGAGAACGATCGTGA
- a CDS encoding flavin reductase family protein → MGGPRLRPVADPTGLRQVFGTVPAGVLAVCGLDGEVPVGMAASSFTSVSLDPPLVSVCVQRTSTTWPVLAGLPRLGLSVLGAGQDELCRRLSARGVDRFAGTRWSSTGGGAVHVDDAVAWFECAPHDDLPAGDHRIVLLRVLATATVPAAEPLVFHGGKYRSLSIG, encoded by the coding sequence ATGGGCGGGCCGCGGCTGCGCCCGGTCGCGGATCCCACCGGGCTGCGGCAGGTGTTCGGCACCGTGCCCGCCGGGGTGCTGGCCGTGTGCGGGCTGGACGGCGAGGTCCCGGTGGGCATGGCGGCGAGCAGCTTCACCTCGGTGTCGCTGGACCCGCCGCTGGTGTCGGTGTGCGTGCAGCGCACCTCGACGACGTGGCCGGTGCTGGCCGGGCTGCCGCGCCTCGGGCTGAGCGTGCTCGGCGCGGGGCAGGACGAGCTGTGCCGCCGCCTGTCCGCGCGCGGCGTGGACCGGTTCGCCGGGACGCGGTGGAGCTCGACCGGCGGGGGAGCGGTCCACGTCGACGACGCGGTCGCCTGGTTCGAGTGCGCCCCGCACGACGACCTGCCCGCGGGCGACCACCGGATCGTCCTGCTCCGGGTCCTGGCCACCGCGACCGTTCCGGCCGCCGAACCGCTCGTGTTCCACGGCGGGAAGTACCGATCGCTGTCGATCGGCTGA
- a CDS encoding acyclic terpene utilization AtuA family protein, with protein sequence MSGEVTVLTPTGMLGYGYREADFESCVRAGVDAIVVDSGSTDPGPSMLGLGHTLVTEESYLRDLRPMVRAVHRHRIPLLIGSAGGAGTDEQVDQMVELLRRIAVEQGIALRVAAIYSQLPRSVVRERLAQGRIEPNARGELPSESDVDSSEAVVAQIGAEPFEAALSGPVDVVVAGRAYDPAPYAAFLVPRGIEPGIAWHIGKILECGGVCAEPKGGGALATARADSFDIKPMGPEQRCTPLSVAAHTLYENSRPDLLAGPGGVLDVGGCAYEQLDERTVRVSGSRFEPTPRRLIKVEGAAITGHRCIFIGGIHDPVLIGQLDDFLARVEAETAELHPELAAGSASVRFHVYGRDAVMGQREPNPVPGHEVGILGEVVAETPEAAKAICTSARIGVLHLNYPGQLATAGNLALPLTPLDNPIGPVCAFSLYHLMEADGLEHAVVREEVGA encoded by the coding sequence ATGAGCGGCGAGGTCACCGTCCTGACGCCGACGGGCATGCTCGGCTACGGCTACCGGGAAGCGGACTTCGAGTCCTGCGTGCGCGCGGGAGTGGACGCGATCGTCGTCGACTCGGGTTCCACCGATCCGGGGCCGTCGATGCTGGGGCTCGGGCACACCCTGGTCACCGAGGAGTCCTACCTGCGGGACCTGCGGCCGATGGTGCGCGCGGTGCACCGGCACCGGATTCCGCTGCTGATCGGCTCGGCCGGTGGGGCCGGCACCGACGAGCAGGTGGACCAGATGGTCGAGCTGCTGCGCCGGATCGCCGTGGAACAGGGCATCGCGCTGCGCGTCGCGGCGATCTACTCGCAGCTGCCGCGCTCGGTGGTCCGGGAACGGTTGGCGCAGGGCAGGATCGAACCGAACGCGCGCGGCGAACTGCCCTCTGAGTCCGATGTGGACTCGTCGGAGGCCGTGGTGGCGCAGATCGGCGCCGAACCGTTCGAAGCGGCCCTGTCCGGGCCGGTGGACGTGGTCGTCGCCGGACGCGCCTACGACCCCGCGCCGTACGCGGCGTTCCTCGTGCCGCGCGGCATCGAACCGGGAATCGCCTGGCACATCGGCAAGATCCTCGAATGCGGCGGTGTCTGCGCGGAGCCGAAGGGCGGCGGTGCGCTGGCGACGGCGCGCGCGGACTCCTTCGACATCAAGCCGATGGGACCGGAGCAGCGGTGCACTCCGCTGTCGGTGGCCGCGCACACGCTCTACGAGAACAGCAGGCCCGACCTGCTCGCCGGCCCGGGCGGCGTGCTCGACGTCGGCGGCTGCGCGTACGAGCAGCTCGACGAGCGCACGGTGCGCGTCAGCGGCAGCAGGTTCGAGCCCACACCGCGACGGCTGATCAAGGTGGAGGGGGCCGCGATCACCGGGCACCGGTGCATCTTCATCGGCGGGATCCACGACCCCGTGCTCATCGGGCAGCTGGACGACTTCCTGGCGCGCGTCGAAGCGGAAACCGCCGAGCTCCACCCGGAACTTGCGGCCGGGTCCGCGAGCGTGCGGTTCCACGTCTACGGCCGGGACGCGGTGATGGGGCAGCGGGAACCGAACCCGGTGCCGGGCCACGAAGTCGGCATCCTCGGCGAGGTCGTCGCGGAGACCCCGGAAGCGGCCAAGGCGATCTGCACCAGCGCGCGGATCGGGGTGCTGCACCTGAACTACCCCGGTCAGCTCGCCACCGCGGGCAACCTGGCGCTGCCCCTGACCCCGCTGGACAACCCGATCGGACCGGTGTGCGCGTTCAGCCTCTACCACTTGATGGAGGCCGACGGGCTGGAGCACGCCGTGGTGCGCGAGGAGGTGGGCGCATGA
- a CDS encoding HAAS signaling domain-containing protein — MTKTHPRVHIYLEELNDLLRHAPVSVRRDVIAGVHEHFDASVPPDADAATVDDALARMGTPEQVAAEAGVEPERARSARLGSVLAAALACAMLAGAAALTFLVGGLIGLSAGFDENPDWEITGATAAAAFVLSFVAWAGGSALAVFNRSWSKRQKAVLIASWPVALLISELCLLPTGSNFELNIAAFIVHGIVGLLYVVAIAKLWFAARA; from the coding sequence GTGACCAAGACCCACCCTCGCGTGCACATCTACCTGGAAGAGCTCAACGACCTGCTGCGGCACGCTCCCGTGTCCGTGCGCCGGGACGTGATCGCCGGGGTGCACGAGCACTTCGACGCGAGCGTGCCCCCGGACGCGGACGCCGCGACCGTCGACGACGCGCTCGCTCGGATGGGCACGCCCGAGCAGGTCGCCGCGGAGGCGGGCGTCGAGCCGGAACGCGCGCGATCCGCCCGGCTGGGCTCGGTGCTCGCCGCCGCGCTGGCCTGCGCGATGCTGGCGGGCGCGGCGGCGCTCACCTTCCTCGTCGGCGGGCTCATCGGGCTGTCGGCCGGGTTCGACGAGAACCCCGACTGGGAGATCACCGGTGCCACGGCGGCAGCGGCCTTCGTGCTCTCGTTCGTGGCCTGGGCCGGTGGTTCCGCGCTCGCGGTCTTCAACCGGTCCTGGTCGAAGCGGCAGAAGGCGGTGCTGATCGCGTCCTGGCCCGTCGCCTTGCTCATCTCCGAGCTCTGCCTGCTGCCCACCGGGTCCAACTTCGAGCTCAACATCGCCGCGTTCATCGTCCACGGCATCGTCGGCCTGCTCTACGTCGTCGCCATCGCCAAGCTCTGGTTCGCCGCGCGAGCCTGA
- a CDS encoding zinc-binding dehydrogenase — MSTTISAAVLRGEPGPEPDFARLSVEQVRLDEPGDGEVLVDVHFASLCHSDLSVLTGDRPRPLPMVLGHEAAGVVARTGRSVTEVCPGDPVVFTYVASCGRCGFCRDGRPVLCSRAHAGNTAGELAAGGRRLRDADGEPVHHHLGVSAFAERAVVDAASVIPVPAGTDLRTASLLGCAVSTGVGAVVNAARVGLGESAAVFGCGGVGLAAVLGLRAVGAAPIIAVDRHDAHLERALELGADLALHADESTAERIREATGGGAHHAFEAAGAVAAVESAYRGLRRGGRLTMVGLANPAARWPVPPAELVAHDVTVSGSYLGSGVPRRDVPRYAALHGAGRLPVDRLAASTSIPLSEVAEGMARLHAGFPGRIVIDIAARGARSA, encoded by the coding sequence GTGAGCACGACGATCAGCGCGGCGGTGCTGCGCGGAGAACCGGGCCCCGAACCGGACTTCGCGCGGTTGTCCGTCGAACAGGTGCGGCTCGACGAACCCGGCGACGGCGAAGTGCTGGTGGACGTGCACTTCGCGTCGCTGTGCCACTCCGACCTGTCGGTGCTGACCGGCGATCGGCCCCGGCCGCTGCCGATGGTGCTCGGGCACGAGGCCGCCGGGGTCGTGGCGCGCACCGGCCGGTCGGTGACGGAAGTGTGCCCCGGTGATCCCGTGGTGTTCACCTACGTCGCGTCCTGCGGGCGGTGCGGGTTCTGCCGCGACGGCCGCCCGGTGCTGTGCTCGCGGGCCCACGCGGGCAACACCGCGGGCGAGCTCGCGGCGGGCGGACGCCGGTTGCGCGACGCGGACGGGGAACCGGTGCACCACCACCTCGGCGTGTCCGCGTTCGCGGAGCGGGCCGTGGTGGACGCCGCCTCGGTCATCCCGGTACCGGCGGGAACGGACCTGCGCACCGCGTCCCTGCTCGGGTGCGCGGTCAGCACCGGAGTGGGCGCGGTGGTCAACGCGGCCCGGGTCGGACTCGGCGAGTCGGCGGCGGTGTTCGGCTGCGGCGGGGTGGGGCTGGCGGCGGTGCTCGGACTGCGCGCCGTCGGAGCCGCGCCGATCATCGCCGTCGATCGCCACGACGCGCACCTGGAACGGGCGTTGGAACTCGGGGCCGACCTGGCCCTGCACGCGGACGAGTCGACCGCGGAGCGGATCAGGGAGGCCACCGGCGGCGGAGCGCACCACGCGTTCGAAGCCGCCGGTGCCGTCGCCGCGGTGGAATCGGCGTACCGCGGCCTGCGCCGGGGCGGCAGGCTCACCATGGTCGGCCTGGCGAACCCGGCGGCGCGCTGGCCCGTTCCGCCCGCCGAACTCGTCGCGCACGACGTCACCGTCTCCGGCAGCTACCTCGGCTCCGGCGTGCCGCGGCGCGATGTGCCCCGCTACGCCGCGCTGCACGGCGCGGGCCGGTTGCCGGTCGACCGGCTCGCGGCGTCCACCTCGATCCCGCTGTCCGAGGTCGCCGAAGGCATGGCGCGGCTGCACGCCGGGTTCCCCGGTCGCATCGTCATTGACATCGCCGCGAGAGGAGCACGATCGGCATGA
- a CDS encoding DUF4387 domain-containing protein — protein MTALRELAKVIRSKNAGPHEITFDVMFTDEATFARVRDSGVLTPERLARLYRADVSHVRVCTFFAPALAFKLTLVRFGDQGGAGERDTFGAQQHAPLLDVEVP, from the coding sequence ATGACCGCCCTGCGCGAGCTGGCGAAGGTGATCCGCAGCAAGAACGCCGGACCGCACGAGATCACCTTCGACGTGATGTTCACCGACGAAGCGACCTTCGCACGCGTCCGCGACAGCGGCGTGCTCACCCCCGAACGCCTCGCGCGGCTCTACCGGGCGGACGTCTCGCACGTGCGGGTGTGCACGTTCTTCGCACCCGCGCTGGCGTTCAAGCTCACCCTGGTCCGCTTCGGCGACCAGGGCGGCGCGGGCGAGCGCGACACCTTCGGCGCGCAGCAGCACGCCCCGCTGCTCGACGTGGAGGTGCCGTGA
- a CDS encoding N-acyl homoserine lactonase family protein, translating into MTYRLYALRYGIGHRTAPENYAPTPGFRYPETDQSLHCFCWLAVSDEHVVLVDVGADEATARRRGIDYERDPAESVRRLGLDPAAITDVVLTHLHWDHAGNLGAFPNATFHVREAELAYATGPSMAHRFLRRPYDADKVCELVALLHRGRVRLREGEYEVTPGVTVHPAAGHTPGSQAVRVPTARGPVVLASDARHYLDNRVGGDSPDGAPFSVVVRTDDYCDTSVRLDALAPGQVIPGHDPAVSRHYPRALPDDPLIRRLDVAPTAG; encoded by the coding sequence ATGACCTACCGCCTCTACGCCCTGCGCTACGGCATCGGGCACCGGACGGCGCCGGAGAACTACGCGCCGACCCCGGGGTTCCGGTACCCGGAGACCGACCAGTCGCTGCACTGCTTCTGCTGGCTCGCCGTCTCCGACGAGCACGTCGTCCTCGTCGACGTCGGCGCCGACGAGGCCACGGCGCGCCGGCGCGGCATCGACTACGAGCGCGACCCCGCGGAGTCGGTGCGCCGGCTCGGCCTCGACCCGGCGGCGATCACCGACGTGGTGCTCACCCACCTGCACTGGGACCACGCCGGGAACCTCGGAGCCTTCCCGAACGCGACGTTCCACGTGCGGGAGGCCGAACTCGCCTACGCCACCGGACCGTCGATGGCGCACCGCTTCCTGCGCCGCCCGTACGACGCGGACAAGGTCTGCGAGCTCGTCGCCCTGCTGCACCGCGGGCGGGTGCGGCTGCGCGAAGGCGAGTACGAGGTCACCCCCGGCGTCACGGTGCACCCCGCGGCGGGCCACACGCCGGGCTCGCAGGCGGTGCGGGTCCCGACCGCGCGCGGCCCCGTCGTGCTCGCCTCCGACGCCCGGCACTACCTGGACAACCGCGTCGGCGGCGACTCCCCCGACGGCGCGCCGTTCTCGGTGGTGGTGCGGACCGACGACTACTGCGACACGTCCGTGCGCCTCGACGCGCTCGCCCCCGGCCAGGTCATCCCGGGCCACGACCCGGCGGTCTCCCGCCACTACCCGCGGGCCCTGCCCGACGACCCGCTGATCCGCAGGCTGGACGTGGCACCGACGGCGGGGTGA
- a CDS encoding DedA family protein — MTGAGRKQQEIGLEGDTAPSLRVPTGGELHGASHTPAASAGDAPEAGSDAPAEKKKRFRWRSKDYTPEELEEARQAFRDQMPWDHPMSRGDKFLVFATFGIVVLMMASMPFRPFLIASHPLALSAVTGSLSAIGAGAAFARVGDAELWLVVAAGVFGMIKFDWLFWLAGRKWGAKIIELWAPGEFGKRFVARVQSWPRWAMPLVLIVAALPGIPAPAVFAVAGLSGMGLVSFLIFDAVGAALIAGLVAGLGYGVGQHAVDFVLMIDDYALYITLALVVWVSIQAGYKGHKKDQEKKKQKEQQAA; from the coding sequence ATGACTGGTGCAGGCCGCAAGCAGCAGGAGATCGGGCTGGAGGGTGACACCGCCCCCTCCCTGCGCGTGCCGACCGGGGGCGAGCTCCACGGCGCGTCGCACACGCCCGCCGCGTCGGCGGGCGACGCCCCGGAAGCCGGATCGGACGCTCCGGCGGAGAAGAAGAAGCGGTTCCGCTGGCGCAGCAAGGACTACACGCCGGAGGAGCTGGAAGAAGCCCGGCAGGCGTTCCGCGACCAGATGCCGTGGGACCACCCGATGTCGCGCGGTGACAAGTTCCTGGTGTTCGCCACGTTCGGCATCGTGGTGCTGATGATGGCGTCGATGCCGTTCCGGCCGTTCCTGATCGCCTCGCATCCGCTCGCGCTGAGCGCGGTGACCGGCAGCCTCTCGGCGATCGGCGCCGGCGCGGCGTTCGCCCGCGTCGGCGACGCCGAGCTGTGGCTGGTCGTCGCGGCGGGCGTGTTCGGCATGATCAAGTTCGACTGGTTGTTCTGGCTCGCCGGCCGCAAGTGGGGCGCGAAGATCATCGAGTTGTGGGCGCCGGGCGAGTTCGGCAAGCGGTTCGTCGCGCGGGTCCAGTCCTGGCCGCGCTGGGCGATGCCGCTGGTGCTCATCGTCGCCGCGCTGCCGGGCATCCCCGCCCCCGCGGTGTTCGCCGTGGCCGGGCTGAGCGGGATGGGCCTGGTGTCGTTCCTGATCTTCGACGCGGTCGGTGCCGCGCTGATCGCGGGCCTGGTCGCGGGCCTCGGCTACGGAGTCGGGCAGCACGCCGTCGACTTCGTCCTGATGATCGACGACTACGCCCTCTACATCACGCTGGCGCTGGTCGTCTGGGTCTCGATCCAGGCGGGCTACAAGGGCCACAAGAAGGACCAGGAGAAGAAGAAGCAGAAGGAGCAGCAGGCGGCCTGA
- a CDS encoding 1-acyl-sn-glycerol-3-phosphate acyltransferase, whose protein sequence is MAEIVYPPVVLAAKTMFRVLDNRLRVTGTEHIPRQGGAVIACNHVSYLDFIFCGLGAQPAKRLVRFMAKKEIFDNRIAGPLMRGMHHIPVDRAAGKGSYDEAVERLRAGEVVGVFPEATISRSFTVKPIKSGAVRMAADAGVPVVPMSLWGTQRLWTKSRPRTLTKRHVPIHIHAGEPFQPGPDDDFDALTQDLRTRMAAILDDLQAGYPDRPAGEDDRWWLPTHLGGTAPTPDEAAALDARPGND, encoded by the coding sequence GTGGCTGAGATCGTGTACCCGCCCGTCGTGCTGGCGGCCAAGACCATGTTCCGCGTGCTGGACAACCGGCTCCGCGTGACGGGAACCGAGCACATCCCGCGCCAGGGGGGCGCGGTGATCGCGTGCAACCACGTCAGCTACCTGGACTTCATCTTCTGCGGCCTCGGCGCGCAGCCCGCGAAGCGGCTGGTGCGGTTCATGGCGAAGAAGGAGATCTTCGACAACCGGATCGCCGGTCCGCTGATGCGCGGCATGCACCACATCCCGGTGGACCGGGCCGCGGGCAAGGGCTCCTACGACGAGGCGGTCGAGCGGCTGCGCGCGGGCGAGGTCGTCGGCGTGTTCCCCGAAGCGACCATCAGCCGCTCGTTCACCGTCAAGCCGATCAAGTCCGGCGCGGTCCGGATGGCCGCCGACGCGGGCGTGCCGGTCGTGCCGATGTCGCTGTGGGGCACCCAGCGGCTGTGGACGAAGAGCCGGCCGCGCACGCTCACCAAGCGCCACGTGCCGATCCACATCCACGCCGGTGAACCGTTCCAGCCCGGCCCGGACGACGACTTCGACGCCCTCACCCAGGACCTCCGCACCCGCATGGCGGCGATCCTGGACGACCTCCAGGCCGGGTATCCGGACCGGCCCGCGGGCGAGGACGACCGCTGGTGGCTGCCCACCCACCTCGGCGGCACCGCCCCAACCCCGGACGAGGCGGCCGCCCTCGACGCCCGCCCCGGCAACGACTGA
- a CDS encoding (2Fe-2S)-binding protein — protein sequence MHISLEVNGSAEQLDAEPGVTLLDALRERLDITGPKKGCDRGQCGACTVHVGGRPVLSCLTLAATVKEPVTTVEGLAEGEELTPLQQAFVDQDAMQCGFCTSGQLMSASAAIEQDVDDVREFMSGNLCRCSAYPNIIAAIDQARRTDATL from the coding sequence TTGCACATCTCACTAGAAGTCAACGGCAGCGCTGAGCAGCTCGACGCCGAACCCGGCGTGACGCTGCTGGACGCGCTGCGCGAACGGCTCGACATCACCGGGCCGAAGAAGGGCTGCGACCGCGGCCAGTGCGGTGCGTGCACCGTGCACGTCGGCGGCCGGCCCGTGCTCTCCTGCCTCACCCTGGCGGCCACCGTGAAAGAACCGGTGACCACGGTGGAGGGCCTGGCGGAGGGCGAGGAGCTGACGCCGTTGCAGCAGGCGTTCGTCGACCAGGACGCCATGCAGTGCGGTTTCTGCACCTCCGGGCAGCTCATGTCGGCCAGCGCCGCGATCGAGCAGGACGTCGACGACGTCCGCGAGTTCATGTCCGGCAACCTGTGCCGCTGCTCGGCCTACCCGAACATCATCGCCGCGATCGACCAAGCGAGGCGCACCGATGCGACCCTTTGA
- a CDS encoding TetR/AcrR family transcriptional regulator, with protein MGTGAVNHRRADTRRNHELIVAAAAESLSSSGEVSYNAIAKRAGVGVGTVYRHFPAPQDLILAVYEREVRHLVEVVPSLLESHRPEEAFRVWTTDHLAHYMMTKRGLANALSAATAARGELPKSAHQAMVGSLATLLAANAEVGAVRADLDPETVLRGLGGLLFLDQHGPWRAQTEKLIDLLWRGMSTCPPREDDAE; from the coding sequence ATGGGGACGGGCGCGGTGAACCACCGGCGCGCGGACACGCGGCGCAACCACGAGCTCATCGTCGCGGCGGCGGCGGAATCGCTGTCGAGCTCCGGCGAAGTGTCGTACAACGCCATCGCGAAGCGGGCCGGAGTCGGCGTCGGCACCGTCTACCGCCACTTCCCCGCTCCGCAGGACCTCATCCTCGCGGTCTACGAGCGGGAAGTGCGGCACCTGGTCGAAGTGGTGCCCAGCCTGCTGGAGTCGCACCGCCCCGAAGAGGCGTTCCGGGTGTGGACGACGGACCACCTGGCGCACTACATGATGACCAAGCGCGGCCTCGCGAACGCGCTCAGCGCCGCGACCGCCGCCCGCGGCGAACTCCCCAAGAGCGCGCACCAGGCGATGGTCGGCTCGCTGGCGACCCTGCTCGCCGCCAACGCCGAAGTGGGCGCGGTGCGCGCGGACCTCGATCCGGAGACGGTGCTGCGCGGCCTCGGCGGCCTGCTGTTCCTCGACCAGCACGGCCCCTGGCGCGCCCAGACCGAAAAGCTCATCGACCTGCTCTGGCGCGGCATGTCCACCTGCCCCCCGCGCGAGGACGACGCCGAGTAG
- a CDS encoding MmgE/PrpD family protein — MTAPQTLSARMAEFVSATTFDDIPDAVLHDARNHVLDALGSALGSSAMNFGDAVHTAAQRLGSGQEAHAVGYGTALPAPSAALVNGTLIHGFDFDDTHVGAVYHATAPALAGALAAAEEAGASGRRLLLGYVLGMEIGCRIAEAGAGRFHARGFHPTGIAGTFAAACAAASIRGVAPETVRNALGLCGSQAGGLLEIRNSWLKRVHPGWAAHSGLIALTLAESGFSGPVTVFEGTKGLFATHLGFVPDAAGLGLDTLGERWMTAETAYKPYPCCHFTHAFADAAFQVLDELGVATVRAADVTRIVCPTSPGVMPEVTEPAAVKIAPATTYDAMFSVQYAVASVLVRGRLDLATFYDDPLDDPEVLAVARLVECPPDPDSDYPARFPGEVRLHLGDGREITRRVTASRGTPGNRFTDEDVMAKFLGNATRRTSREQAETVARTVRGLGVESDVDSLVMSLDAEVRR; from the coding sequence ATGACCGCACCGCAGACGTTGTCCGCCCGCATGGCCGAATTCGTCTCGGCCACGACCTTCGACGACATCCCCGACGCGGTGCTCCACGATGCCCGCAACCACGTCCTCGACGCGCTCGGCAGCGCGCTCGGCTCGTCGGCGATGAACTTCGGCGACGCCGTGCACACCGCCGCCCAGCGCCTCGGCTCGGGCCAGGAGGCGCACGCCGTCGGATACGGCACCGCGCTGCCCGCTCCGTCGGCGGCGCTGGTCAACGGCACGCTGATCCACGGCTTCGACTTCGACGACACCCACGTCGGCGCCGTCTACCACGCCACCGCGCCCGCGCTGGCGGGCGCGCTCGCGGCGGCGGAGGAGGCCGGGGCGAGCGGCAGGCGGCTGCTGCTGGGCTACGTGCTCGGCATGGAGATCGGCTGCCGGATCGCGGAGGCCGGGGCCGGGCGGTTCCACGCCCGCGGCTTCCACCCCACCGGCATCGCCGGGACGTTCGCCGCCGCGTGCGCGGCCGCGAGCATCCGAGGCGTCGCACCGGAGACCGTGCGCAACGCGCTCGGGCTCTGCGGGAGCCAGGCCGGTGGGCTGCTGGAGATCCGCAACTCCTGGCTCAAGCGCGTGCACCCCGGCTGGGCGGCGCACTCCGGGCTGATCGCGCTCACCCTCGCCGAGTCGGGGTTCAGCGGCCCGGTGACGGTGTTCGAGGGGACCAAGGGCCTGTTCGCCACGCACCTCGGGTTCGTCCCCGACGCGGCGGGACTCGGGCTGGACACCCTCGGCGAGCGCTGGATGACCGCGGAGACCGCCTACAAGCCCTACCCGTGCTGCCACTTCACCCACGCCTTCGCCGACGCCGCCTTCCAGGTGCTCGACGAGCTCGGGGTCGCCACGGTGCGGGCCGCCGACGTCACCCGGATCGTCTGCCCCACCTCGCCGGGCGTGATGCCGGAGGTGACCGAACCGGCCGCGGTGAAGATCGCGCCCGCCACCACCTACGACGCCATGTTCAGCGTGCAGTACGCGGTGGCGAGCGTGTTGGTGCGCGGCAGGCTGGACCTCGCGACCTTCTACGACGACCCGCTCGACGACCCGGAGGTGCTGGCCGTGGCGCGGCTCGTCGAGTGCCCGCCCGACCCGGACAGCGACTACCCCGCGCGCTTCCCCGGCGAGGTCCGGCTGCACCTCGGGGACGGCCGGGAGATCACCCGCCGCGTCACGGCGAGCCGGGGCACGCCGGGAAACCGCTTCACCGACGAGGACGTGATGGCGAAGTTCCTCGGCAACGCGACCCGCAGAACGTCCCGCGAGCAGGCGGAAACGGTCGCGCGGACCGTGCGGGGACTCGGCGTCGAGTCCGATGTGGACTCACTGGTGATGTCGCTGGACGCGGAGGTGCGGCGGTGA
- a CDS encoding MFS transporter codes for MDSTADAAPAAPDERRVLVARLDRLTKTTRTHRTWMVLLGSLFIADLADLNVLSYAAPAIREQWDLSVAQVGHLTSLSFMGMFFGAIVGGRLADRFGRRRVVITATLFYSVASILCALAPNLALLGVFRLLSGLGVQAVTGVLIVYVAEMFPQHKRGRIQAFMLGIGLLGVPFIAGAARLLVPIGPDSWRWTFVVAAVGIVPAIAAWFKLPESARWLLVQDREAEADVIITKLEREAGLTPDQDVVLDAEPVRGRSRVPVTELLRGRTRKITIVASLVMVFDILGFYGFNAWVPTLLVEQGYSHETTLTITTIFAIGPFAGAFAGMLVADRWERKTVSLVLAAVSGAAIVVFAVSGELWLVVLGGFVATVLLQTNTAVIYSYLPEVFPTALRGAGAGLANGMGRLAGTVNGVLIAAVFAFAGFSGAFIAAALFILCEGLVIFFFGERTTGRRLADTVDHPEEQRA; via the coding sequence ATGGACAGCACTGCTGACGCCGCACCCGCGGCCCCCGACGAACGGCGCGTGCTCGTCGCGCGCCTGGACCGGTTGACGAAGACGACCCGCACGCACCGCACCTGGATGGTGCTGCTGGGCAGCCTGTTCATCGCCGACCTGGCCGACCTCAACGTCCTGTCCTACGCGGCACCGGCGATCCGCGAGCAGTGGGACCTGTCGGTGGCGCAGGTCGGCCACCTCACCTCGCTGTCGTTCATGGGCATGTTCTTCGGCGCGATCGTCGGCGGGCGGCTCGCCGACCGGTTCGGCCGCCGCCGCGTCGTGATCACGGCGACGCTCTTCTACTCGGTGGCGTCGATCCTGTGCGCGCTCGCCCCGAACCTCGCGCTGCTCGGCGTGTTCCGGCTGCTCAGCGGACTCGGCGTGCAGGCCGTGACCGGGGTGCTGATCGTCTACGTGGCCGAGATGTTCCCGCAGCACAAACGCGGGCGGATCCAGGCGTTCATGCTCGGCATCGGGCTGCTGGGCGTGCCGTTCATCGCCGGTGCCGCGCGGCTGCTGGTGCCGATCGGCCCGGACTCGTGGCGCTGGACGTTCGTCGTCGCCGCCGTCGGGATCGTCCCGGCGATCGCGGCCTGGTTCAAGCTGCCGGAGTCGGCTCGCTGGCTGCTGGTCCAGGACCGCGAAGCCGAAGCCGACGTGATCATCACGAAGTTGGAGCGGGAAGCGGGCCTCACACCCGACCAGGACGTCGTGCTCGACGCCGAGCCGGTGCGGGGCCGCTCGCGGGTGCCCGTCACCGAACTGCTCCGCGGTCGCACCCGCAAGATCACGATCGTGGCCTCGCTGGTGATGGTCTTCGACATCCTCGGCTTCTACGGCTTCAACGCGTGGGTGCCGACGCTGCTGGTCGAGCAGGGCTACAGCCACGAGACCACGCTGACCATCACCACGATCTTCGCCATCGGGCCGTTCGCCGGCGCGTTCGCCGGGATGCTGGTGGCCGACCGCTGGGAGCGCAAGACCGTCAGCCTGGTGCTGGCCGCGGTCAGCGGCGCCGCGATCGTCGTGTTCGCCGTCAGCGGTGAGCTGTGGCTGGTGGTGCTCGGCGGGTTCGTCGCCACCGTGCTGCTGCAGACCAACACCGCCGTGATCTACAGCTATCTGCCCGAGGTGTTCCCGACCGCGCTGCGCGGTGCGGGCGCCGGGCTGGCCAACGGGATGGGGCGGCTCGCGGGCACCGTCAACGGCGTGCTGATCGCCGCGGTGTTCGCGTTCGCCGGGTTCAGCGGCGCGTTCATCGCCGCCGCGCTGTTCATCCTGTGCGAAGGCCTCGTCATCTTCTTCTTCGGCGAGCGGACCACGGGCCGCCGCCTGGCCGACACCGTCGATCACCCGGAGGAGCAGCGCGCATGA